The proteins below are encoded in one region of Penicillium psychrofluorescens genome assembly, chromosome: 4:
- a CDS encoding uncharacterized protein (ID:PFLUO_006247-T1.cds;~source:funannotate), with the protein MPHIANTPESRLPRSDSRNPATTCRGITTSGRPCRRSLASQVYANSWNGRPLYNTHLYCWQHKDQAVASASTWANPNLQPEPEPRSSIDTLLDRLGVLELSDQYERPTAQQTHRHDRKRADVQVKEKHRPHPKRTFCCFDIADDDEMDHRISQPVTRPVQRQQIHSAHRPASAPQNIHQQGSRPNSAPRRMHASLSSTPHHSRPSSSETRVSPTPQTPYRPLQHKRNSSSSSQTQSLLSWIPPNLSPQTTSLLLTELAKPISDNDEEGYIYMFWVTPPSSTRNTGSTSPHPPPREIASSLLPPIPDSSRPAQRRSISDALRAAQDLNALSSNPTATAPGTIQLKIGRTSNVHRRLTEWTRQCSNDLTLIRYYPYAPSMSTPTPSPTPQQSPCPAHLSPSRQNPPQQRPTSSGSLSSTPGRKVRHVHRVERLIHIELADLRVRDLGPCAECGKEHREWFEIEACKDALRRVDECVRRWVAWAGGDVWGG; encoded by the coding sequence ATGCCCCATATCGCCAACACGCCAGAGTCGCGACTCCCTCGCTCGGATTCCCGCAACCCGGCAACGACCTGTAGAGGGATCACCACGAGTGGCCGGCCTTGTCGCCGCTCTCTAGCCTCGCAAGTCTACGCAAATTCATGGAATGGACGCCCGTTGTACAATACACATTTGTATTGTTGGCAGCATAAAGATCAGGCTGTCGCCTCGGCATCGACATGGGCCAATCCGAATCTCcagcctgagcctgagcccAGATCCAGCATCGATACGCTGCTAGATCGGCTGGGTGTGCTTGAACTTTCGGACCAATATGAACGGCCTACCGCTCAGCAGACACATCGCCATGATCGCAAAAGAGCAGATGTTCAAGTAAAAGAGAAGCATCGTCCACATCCAAAGAGGACCTTTTGCTGCTTTGATAttgccgacgatgacgaaaTGGATCATCGAATTTCCCAGCCGGTTACCAGACCAGTCCAGCGGCAACAGATTCATTCGGCCCATCGACCAGCGTCCGCGCCTCAGAATATCCATCAACAAGGCTCGAGGCCTAACTCAGCCCCGCGGCGTATGCACGCGTCGCTGTCGTCAACTCCCCACCACTCACgcccttcctcgtcggagACCAGAGTATCACCAACTCCGCAAACACCATATCGGCCTCTGCAACACAAGCGGAactcgtcttcatcatcgcaGACCCAGTCCCTCCTTTCCTGGATCCCACCCAATCTCTCTCCCCAGACGACATCACTTCTTCTCACCGAACTCGCCAAGCCCATCTCCGACAACGATGAAGAGGGCTACATCTACATGTTCTGGGTGACGCCTCCAAGCAGTACACGCAATACCGGCAGCACTTCACCTCATCCGCCACCACGAGAGATTGCATCGTCCCTACTTCCCCCAATTCCAGACAGTAGCAGACCAGCCCAACGCCGAAGCATTAGCGATGCTCTCCGCGCGGCACAGGATCTCAACGCCCTAAGCAGCAACCCAACCGCAACAGCACCCGGCACAATACAACTGAAAATTGGGCGCACAAGCAACGTGCACCGCAGATTGACCGAATGGACGCGCCAGTGCTCCAACGACCTGACGCTTATCCGATACTATCCATATGCCCCATCAATGTCAACGCCAACACCGTCACCGACACCACAGCAGTCCCCCTGTCCTGCCCATCTATCTCCATCTAGACAGAATCCCCCACAGCAGCGTCCTACATCATCAGGATCATTGAGTTCGACGCCTGGGAGGAAAGTCCGGCACGTCCACCGTGTCGAACGCCTGATCCACATCGAGCTCGCAGATCTGCGCGTGCGAGACTTGGGTCCGTGTGCGGAGTGTGGGAAGGAACACCGCGAGTGgttcgagatcgaggcgtGCAAAGATGCCCTGCGGCGGGTGGATGAGTGTGTGCGGCGGTGGGTTGCTTGGGCGGGAGGTGATGTTTGGGGAGGATGA
- a CDS encoding uncharacterized protein (ID:PFLUO_006248-T1.cds;~source:funannotate): MDSRTSQTIVDAETDAFGMEPQHAGEFDEPGKTLNLSQEKATADAESGSVAAQANEKPESIQGPKGIRFALLFTCILLGSFFIGYDTSCIATLTPVITDQFHALSDVGWYQIA; the protein is encoded by the exons ATGGACTCGAGAACGTCGCAGACCATTGTCGACGCCGAGACTGATGCGTTTGGGATGGAGCCACAGCATGCCGGTGAATTTGATGAGCCTGGAAAAACGCTCAATCTCTCGCAAGAAAAGGCCACGGCTGATGCAGAATCCGGATCTGTGGCCGCGCAAGCCAACGAAAAGCCAGAAAGCATCCAGGGCCCCAAGGGCATCAGATTCGCCCTTTTGTTTACATGCATCCTTCTTGGAAGCTTCTTTATTGGTTAT GATACCAGCTGCATCGCGACATTGACTCCGGTCATCACCGATCAATTCCACGCTCTCAGCGACGTTGGGTGGTATCAAATAGCATAG